A section of the Streptomyces sp. NBC_00178 genome encodes:
- the eccE gene encoding type VII secretion protein EccE, whose amino-acid sequence MASTTRTRPAGDTRPSGGPGAGRRGASGDGPGTSPVGPRTPGGGVVPRLNGRAGQIGSFRLQQLVLIEIAAALLVAAWVTDALLLMPAGVLATVLVLLAVVRRHRRSLPEWLGTVLALRARTRRAASITLPAGTEPGLAPAVEAEPALRTYSFSDRDRRPVGMIGDGTYLSAVVQVESDGTALRPDRSARPLPLTLVREVLEVDGIRLESAQIVQHTQPAPAPHLPSQSVAARNYAPLQARTGSPAVRITWIALKLDPELCPEAVEARGGGLTGAQKCAVRAADQLASRLTGAGFRATVLTEQELTSAIATSACVSPLAMAQAGRSETPGRRTEETSRTWRCDDRWHTSYWVSRWPNLGGGGASMPQLVALLTSIPALATTFSLTLGHGDRSAVSVTGHLRITGRSDEELLAARHELERTARGVKASLVRLDREQLPGVLATLPLGGTR is encoded by the coding sequence ATGGCTTCCACGACGCGGACACGTCCGGCCGGGGACACCCGGCCGTCCGGAGGGCCAGGAGCGGGCCGCCGGGGAGCCTCCGGCGACGGTCCAGGCACCTCCCCCGTCGGCCCCCGGACGCCCGGCGGTGGAGTGGTCCCGCGGCTGAACGGACGTGCCGGACAGATCGGTTCGTTCCGATTGCAACAACTCGTACTGATCGAAATCGCGGCGGCGCTGCTCGTGGCGGCCTGGGTGACCGATGCCCTGCTGCTCATGCCCGCCGGTGTCCTCGCGACGGTCCTCGTGCTGCTCGCCGTGGTCCGCCGCCACCGGCGTTCGCTGCCGGAGTGGCTGGGCACCGTCCTCGCGCTGCGCGCCCGCACCCGGCGTGCGGCCTCGATCACGCTCCCGGCGGGCACGGAACCCGGACTGGCCCCCGCCGTGGAGGCCGAACCGGCTCTGCGCACCTACTCGTTCAGCGACCGCGACCGGCGCCCGGTCGGCATGATCGGCGACGGCACCTACCTCTCCGCCGTGGTCCAGGTGGAGTCGGACGGCACCGCGCTGCGACCCGACCGCTCGGCGCGCCCGCTGCCCCTGACCCTCGTGCGGGAGGTACTGGAGGTCGACGGCATCCGGCTGGAGTCGGCGCAGATCGTGCAGCACACCCAGCCCGCTCCGGCTCCGCACCTGCCGTCGCAGTCGGTCGCCGCGCGCAACTACGCGCCGTTGCAGGCCCGGACGGGATCGCCCGCGGTGCGGATCACCTGGATCGCGCTGAAGCTCGACCCCGAGCTCTGCCCGGAGGCCGTGGAGGCACGGGGCGGCGGCCTCACGGGCGCGCAGAAGTGCGCGGTGCGCGCGGCCGACCAACTGGCCAGCCGGCTGACGGGCGCGGGTTTCCGGGCCACGGTCCTGACGGAGCAGGAGCTGACGTCGGCGATCGCGACGTCGGCGTGCGTGAGTCCGCTGGCCATGGCGCAGGCCGGCCGCTCGGAGACACCGGGCCGCCGCACGGAGGAGACCTCGCGCACCTGGCGCTGCGACGACCGGTGGCACACCAGCTACTGGGTGAGCCGCTGGCCGAACCTCGGCGGCGGCGGAGCGTCGATGCCGCAGCTGGTCGCCCTGCTCACCTCCATCCCCGCGCTCGCGACGACGTTCAGCCTGACCCTGGGACACGGCGACCGCTCGGCGGTCTCGGTCACGGGGCACCTGCGCATCACCGGGCGCAGCGACGAGGAACTCCTCGCCGCCCGGCACGAACTGGAGCGCACCGCACGCGGTGTCAAGGCGTCGCTGGTCAGGCTGGACCGCGAGCAGCTGCCCGGCGTGCTCGCCACTCTGCCGCTCGGGGGTACCCGCTGA
- the eccB gene encoding type VII secretion protein EccB gives MASRRDELNAYTFAKKRTVAAFLQPSPTGSEEGAPRPLRAVVPSLIVGALVMAGFGAWGMFKPTAPKGWDKPYAKVIVGKKSTTRYVVLETGEGKQRKTLLHPVLNLASARLLLRPQQFDVVQVSDDILDAGKPPRGPILGIPYAPDRLPDEKDAGTAKRWAVCEQPGGKGNTVQKAAFVFAQRDDGLTDGADRLDGGQVLYVQGQDGTRYVVDASGIRYRIDETAAERGLLTRALVGSRQPQAVTDDWLATLHEGSPVVFPQIPGTVGEPAHIQGQLSPEEDRIGMVLRTTTGEGTAHYVVLDGKVQPVSEFTAWLLANSPLTASLDMNGKAREVGLQDFVPDARPFAGQAAHWPAQRAHRVNSATGEGGRDTVCSVLRKVDDKGRTTLSTWAGTAYPAAINAGGTSTYVTPGSGLLYTQVRGEQTKPDGSLFLVTDTGLRYAVQANGDSDAERSDIGTGGQKTQDGRPEASQAQVRLGYEKVTPSLVPIAWSEFLSKGPRLDTNSARQPQGS, from the coding sequence ATGGCATCACGGCGGGACGAGCTCAACGCGTACACCTTTGCGAAGAAGCGCACGGTGGCCGCATTCCTGCAACCCTCGCCCACTGGTTCCGAGGAGGGCGCCCCCCGGCCCCTGCGAGCGGTCGTCCCGAGCCTGATCGTGGGTGCGCTGGTGATGGCCGGCTTCGGGGCCTGGGGGATGTTCAAGCCCACCGCGCCCAAGGGCTGGGACAAGCCGTACGCCAAGGTGATCGTCGGCAAGAAGTCCACCACCCGTTACGTCGTCCTGGAGACGGGGGAGGGCAAGCAGAGGAAGACCCTGCTGCACCCCGTGCTGAACCTCGCCTCCGCCCGGCTCCTCCTCAGGCCCCAGCAGTTCGACGTCGTCCAGGTCAGCGACGACATCCTCGACGCGGGCAAGCCCCCGCGCGGCCCGATCCTCGGCATCCCGTACGCCCCCGACCGGCTGCCGGACGAGAAGGACGCGGGCACGGCCAAGCGGTGGGCGGTCTGCGAACAGCCGGGCGGCAAGGGCAACACCGTGCAGAAGGCGGCCTTCGTCTTCGCGCAGCGGGACGACGGGCTGACCGACGGCGCGGACCGGCTCGACGGCGGCCAGGTGCTGTACGTCCAGGGCCAGGACGGGACCCGCTACGTCGTCGACGCGAGCGGCATCCGGTACCGCATCGACGAGACCGCGGCCGAGCGCGGCCTCCTGACCAGGGCCCTCGTCGGCAGCAGGCAGCCGCAGGCGGTGACCGACGACTGGCTGGCCACGCTCCACGAGGGCAGTCCGGTCGTCTTCCCGCAGATCCCCGGCACGGTCGGCGAGCCCGCGCACATCCAGGGCCAGCTGTCCCCGGAGGAGGACAGGATCGGCATGGTGCTGCGGACCACGACGGGCGAGGGCACGGCCCACTACGTCGTCCTCGACGGCAAGGTCCAGCCGGTCTCCGAGTTCACCGCCTGGCTGCTGGCCAACTCACCCCTGACCGCGTCGCTCGACATGAACGGCAAGGCGCGGGAGGTCGGCCTGCAGGACTTCGTCCCCGACGCGCGGCCCTTCGCGGGCCAGGCGGCCCACTGGCCCGCCCAGCGCGCGCACCGGGTCAACTCGGCGACGGGAGAGGGCGGTCGGGACACCGTGTGCAGCGTGCTGCGCAAGGTCGACGACAAGGGCCGCACGACACTGAGCACCTGGGCGGGAACCGCCTACCCGGCCGCCATCAACGCCGGAGGCACCAGTACCTACGTCACCCCCGGCAGCGGCCTGCTCTACACACAGGTCCGCGGGGAGCAGACCAAGCCCGACGGATCGCTCTTCCTGGTGACCGACACCGGACTGCGCTACGCCGTCCAGGCGAACGGCGACAGCGACGCCGAGCGCTCCGACATCGGCACCGGCGGCCAGAAGACCCAGGACGGCAGGCCCGAGGCCAGCCAGGCACAGGTCAGGCTCGGCTACGAGAAGGTGACCCCCTCACTCGTGCCGATCGCCTGGTCGGAGTTCCTGTCCAAGGGGCCCAGGCTCGACACCAACAGCGCACGCCAGCCCCAGGGCTCCTAG